Proteins from a single region of Pseudomonas quebecensis:
- a CDS encoding DUF58 domain-containing protein, translating into MKPTRLLLTWLGVLLGLGILLGAAMALRLKVPDAVQSVAWGLLLALMLLALLDALRLHRRPTPRVQRQMPGSLALGRWGEVRLTLEHDFPQPLTVQVFDHVPDGLSADNMPQTVELRPGARSELGYRLRPLRRGHFDFSRCEIHLPSPLGLWSARRFVEPRDATRVYPDFARLYGAQLLGVDNWLSQLGVRQRQRRGLGLEFHQLREFRDGDSLRQIDWKATARQRTPIAREYQDERDQQIVFMLDCGRRMRSQDDELSHFDHALNACLLLSYVALRQGDAVGLCTFAGEQPRYLAPVKGSSQLNVLLNTVYDLDTTRRTADYQAAASQLLARQKRRALVIVVTNLRDEDDEALLAAVKRINRQHRVLVASLREEVLDQLRQSPVQTLQEALAYSGTVDYLNTRDELHDRLNAHGLSVLDTLPSQMGAALVTRYLGWKKAGVF; encoded by the coding sequence ATGAAACCGACCCGTCTGCTGTTAACCTGGCTGGGCGTATTGCTGGGGCTCGGCATTCTGCTCGGCGCCGCCATGGCGCTGCGGCTCAAGGTGCCCGACGCCGTACAGTCAGTAGCCTGGGGCCTGCTCCTGGCACTGATGCTGCTGGCGCTGCTCGACGCCCTGCGCCTGCACCGCCGCCCTACACCCCGCGTGCAGCGGCAGATGCCCGGCAGCCTGGCGCTGGGACGCTGGGGCGAAGTACGCCTCACCCTGGAGCACGATTTTCCACAACCGTTGACGGTGCAGGTATTCGATCACGTTCCCGATGGCCTGAGCGCGGACAATATGCCTCAGACCGTCGAGCTGCGCCCCGGGGCGCGCAGTGAGCTGGGGTATCGCCTGCGCCCATTGCGCCGCGGGCATTTCGATTTCAGCCGCTGCGAAATTCACCTGCCCAGCCCGTTGGGACTGTGGTCGGCAAGGCGTTTTGTCGAACCGCGAGATGCCACCCGCGTCTATCCGGACTTCGCTCGTCTGTACGGGGCTCAGTTGCTGGGTGTGGATAACTGGCTGAGCCAACTGGGGGTTCGCCAACGTCAGCGACGAGGCTTGGGGCTGGAGTTTCATCAGTTGCGTGAATTTCGCGACGGCGACAGTCTGCGGCAGATCGACTGGAAAGCCACTGCACGGCAACGCACGCCTATCGCCCGGGAGTACCAGGACGAGCGCGACCAGCAGATCGTGTTCATGCTCGATTGCGGCCGACGCATGCGCAGCCAGGATGATGAATTGTCTCATTTCGACCACGCGCTCAACGCCTGCCTGCTGCTCAGCTATGTGGCATTGCGCCAGGGTGATGCGGTGGGGTTGTGCACCTTCGCTGGTGAGCAACCGCGCTACCTGGCGCCTGTCAAGGGCAGCAGCCAGTTGAATGTGTTGCTCAACACTGTGTACGACCTGGACACAACTCGACGAACCGCCGACTACCAGGCCGCGGCCAGCCAATTGCTGGCGCGGCAAAAACGTCGGGCATTGGTGATTGTAGTGACCAACCTGCGTGACGAAGACGACGAGGCGCTGTTGGCTGCGGTCAAGCGTATCAACCGCCAGCACAGGGTACTGGTGGCCAGCCTGCGCGAGGAGGTACTGGATCAACTGCGCCAATCTCCCGTGCAAACCCTGCAGGAAGCCCTGGCCTACAGTGGCACGGTTGATTACCTCAATACCCGCGACGAATTGCATGACCGCCTGAACGCTCATGGTCTGTCAGTATTGGATACCCTGCCTTCGCAAATGGGCGCGGCGTTGGTGACACGCTATCTGGGGTGGAAAAAAGCCGGCGTCTTTTAA
- a CDS encoding AAA family ATPase: protein MSEFQSAPALTGETLQRASQQAQALRAELRKAVIGQDQVIDDVLTALIAGGHVLLEGVPGLGKTLLVRALARCFDGDFARIQFTPDLMPSDVTGHAVYDLHTEQFKLRKGPVFTHLLLADEINRAPAKTQAALLEAMQERQVTLEGEALPIGQPFMVLATQNPIEQEGTYPLPEAELDRFMLKVRMDYPDARQELEMVREVTRSSRADMLDVQPLRTVLQAEDVLQLQQIASELPLDEQVLDYAVRLARATRSWPGLAIGAGPRASIALVRGARARALLRAGAFVTPDDIKGCALAVLRHRVRIAPELDIDGLEVDQVLKQMLDQISAPRQ, encoded by the coding sequence ATGAGCGAATTTCAAAGCGCCCCTGCCCTGACCGGCGAAACCCTGCAACGCGCCAGCCAGCAGGCCCAAGCCTTGCGCGCTGAACTGCGCAAGGCCGTCATTGGGCAGGATCAGGTCATTGATGATGTCCTCACCGCCCTGATAGCCGGTGGCCACGTCTTGCTCGAAGGCGTGCCCGGCCTGGGCAAGACCTTGCTGGTGCGGGCATTGGCGCGCTGCTTCGACGGCGATTTCGCACGCATCCAGTTCACCCCGGATCTGATGCCCAGCGACGTCACCGGTCACGCCGTGTATGACCTGCATACCGAACAGTTCAAGCTGCGCAAGGGCCCGGTCTTCACCCATCTGTTACTGGCTGACGAAATCAACCGCGCCCCGGCCAAGACCCAGGCGGCCCTGCTCGAAGCCATGCAGGAGCGACAAGTGACACTTGAAGGCGAAGCGCTGCCCATCGGCCAGCCGTTCATGGTACTGGCCACCCAGAACCCTATCGAACAGGAAGGCACCTACCCGCTGCCGGAAGCCGAACTGGACCGCTTCATGCTCAAGGTGCGCATGGACTACCCCGACGCCCGGCAGGAACTGGAAATGGTGCGCGAAGTCACTCGCTCGTCACGCGCCGACATGCTGGATGTGCAACCACTGCGCACCGTGCTGCAGGCCGAGGATGTGCTGCAACTGCAACAGATCGCCAGCGAACTGCCCCTGGACGAGCAAGTGCTCGACTACGCCGTGCGCCTGGCGCGTGCCACTCGCAGCTGGCCAGGATTGGCCATCGGTGCCGGCCCACGCGCGTCCATCGCACTGGTACGGGGCGCCCGCGCCCGCGCCTTGTTGCGCGCAGGTGCGTTCGTCACCCCGGATGACATCAAGGGGTGTGCCCTGGCGGTCCTTCGCCACCGTGTACGAATCGCCCCCGAGCTGGACATCGATGGGCTGGAGGTCGACCAGGTACTCAAGCAGATGCTCGACCAGATCTCGGCTCCGCGGCAATGA
- a CDS encoding DUF4350 domain-containing protein, protein MNRPLAWAGLLLVSLLTACGFFVWSKAIPYEEVVDHGPSPEAQANPYLAAEQFLRLQGLAVEHAFSLDRVATLPPQGTSLLLFNERSNMSPRQVAQLLDWAKSGGHLLVVAEALWDEEAGKSGDLLLDRLAIHQALSDESAEPAPARKKKTPDLTRLYVDNETAPAYFSFDTDFNLTDPQHLAQFSANSARSSHLMQLNLGQGRVTVITDSELWKNRDIGKHDNAWLLWYLTQGTGVTLLFSSDVDDLFSLLLRYFPQAIVALIALIALALWHAGMRQGPIQAPAPKARRQLQEHLKASADFLLRRSGQGTLLHALQRDILRAARRRHPGFEHLDTAEQWQVLEHLTHQPSHVISQALGPLPQKRLSSADFSRQVACLQTLRNAL, encoded by the coding sequence ATGAACCGACCCTTGGCATGGGCTGGGCTATTGCTGGTGTCTTTGCTCACAGCGTGTGGATTCTTCGTCTGGAGCAAAGCAATCCCTTACGAAGAAGTGGTAGACCATGGGCCCTCCCCCGAGGCCCAGGCCAACCCTTATCTGGCGGCCGAGCAGTTTCTGCGCCTGCAAGGCCTGGCGGTGGAGCACGCCTTCAGCCTCGACCGCGTGGCCACGTTGCCACCCCAGGGCACTAGCCTGCTGCTGTTCAATGAACGTAGCAACATGTCGCCACGCCAGGTGGCGCAACTGCTGGACTGGGCCAAGTCCGGCGGCCATCTGCTGGTGGTGGCGGAGGCGCTATGGGATGAAGAGGCCGGTAAAAGTGGCGACCTGTTACTCGACCGCCTGGCAATCCACCAAGCGTTGAGCGACGAATCCGCAGAGCCCGCGCCCGCCCGCAAGAAGAAAACACCGGACCTGACCAGGCTGTATGTCGACAATGAAACCGCTCCGGCCTATTTCAGCTTCGACACCGACTTCAACCTCACCGACCCGCAGCACCTGGCGCAATTCTCGGCCAACAGCGCCAGGTCAAGTCACCTGATGCAACTCAACCTCGGGCAAGGCCGAGTGACGGTGATAACCGACAGCGAGCTGTGGAAGAACCGCGATATCGGCAAGCACGACAATGCCTGGCTGCTGTGGTACCTGACCCAGGGTACCGGCGTGACGCTGTTGTTCAGCAGTGACGTGGATGATCTGTTCAGCCTGCTGTTGCGCTATTTTCCCCAGGCGATAGTCGCGCTTATCGCCCTGATCGCGCTGGCACTGTGGCATGCCGGCATGCGCCAGGGCCCGATCCAGGCACCTGCGCCCAAGGCTCGACGGCAATTGCAGGAACACTTGAAAGCCAGCGCAGACTTCCTGCTGCGCCGCAGCGGCCAGGGCACGCTGCTGCACGCGCTGCAGCGCGATATCCTGCGCGCCGCCAGGCGTCGCCATCCCGGCTTCGAACACCTCGACACAGCAGAACAATGGCAGGTGCTCGAGCATCTGACGCATCAACCCTCTCACGTCATCAGCCAGGCCCTCGGCCCACTCCCGCAGAAACGGCTATCCAGCGCCGACTTCAGCCGGCAGGTGGCATGCCTGCAAACCCTCAGGAATGCACTATGA
- a CDS encoding DUF4129 domain-containing protein — protein MRLSDASVAIRPRTAWEAMDLGVLMAREHRRLLTLSWALVTLPVFILLSAALWKYPSVAVCVFWWLKPAFDRLPLYILSKALFGEVPSLKQAVRQWPRLLKGQLLASLTWRRLSLSRSFVMPVSQLEGLDGQARQKRLGVLQQRDAGAARWLTTVGVHLEIGLWFGCMALFYLFIPQNVEQGWDWQRLVLASQSEGLWLEHLSNAFYALILVFWEPIYVACGFSLYLNRRTVLEAWDLELVFRRLRQRLSTVATLLILVVGLTVLPVNRPAMADQPKPLSTQGASQSIKALLDKPPFKNPETVTRYRFGEEKPAVKSKARGDSKLPAWLQALLDNLNSNTFKHIAQGLEVLLWGLLIGGLALLAWRYRDWLRTFVSRRPPARPKAIQPAPTQLFGLELGTQTLPADIASTAEQLWATQPREALGLLYRGLLSRLLHDFNLPLKSADTEGQVLERVHQLAQPQLLAFSDELTRHWQNLAYGHTLPPASAQQKLCGDWRALFSSGSAP, from the coding sequence ATGCGCCTGAGTGATGCCAGCGTGGCAATCCGCCCCCGTACGGCCTGGGAAGCCATGGACCTTGGCGTACTCATGGCCAGGGAACACCGCCGACTGCTGACCCTCAGTTGGGCACTGGTCACGCTGCCGGTGTTCATCCTGCTCAGTGCCGCGCTGTGGAAGTATCCGTCCGTTGCCGTATGCGTGTTCTGGTGGTTAAAGCCTGCCTTTGATCGATTGCCTTTGTATATCTTGTCCAAGGCACTGTTCGGGGAGGTGCCCAGCCTCAAGCAAGCCGTACGCCAGTGGCCGCGCCTGCTCAAGGGTCAACTGCTGGCAAGCCTGACCTGGCGCCGGCTCAGCCTCAGCCGCAGCTTCGTCATGCCGGTGAGCCAGTTGGAAGGCCTGGATGGGCAGGCGCGGCAAAAGCGCCTGGGCGTGCTGCAACAACGCGACGCGGGCGCCGCACGCTGGTTGACGACCGTCGGAGTACACCTGGAAATCGGGCTGTGGTTCGGTTGCATGGCGCTGTTCTATCTCTTTATTCCGCAGAACGTCGAGCAAGGGTGGGACTGGCAGCGCCTGGTACTGGCGAGCCAGTCCGAAGGGCTGTGGCTGGAGCACCTGAGCAATGCGTTTTATGCCCTGATCCTGGTGTTCTGGGAGCCCATCTACGTGGCCTGTGGTTTCAGCCTTTACCTCAATCGTCGTACCGTGCTGGAGGCCTGGGACCTGGAACTGGTATTCCGCCGCCTGCGCCAACGCCTGAGTACGGTGGCGACGCTGTTGATACTGGTTGTGGGGCTGACTGTGCTGCCCGTCAATCGGCCCGCCATGGCCGATCAGCCCAAGCCGCTGAGTACGCAGGGCGCAAGCCAATCGATCAAAGCGCTGCTGGACAAGCCTCCGTTCAAAAACCCGGAGACCGTTACCCGTTATCGATTTGGCGAGGAAAAACCCGCTGTAAAGAGCAAGGCTCGCGGCGACAGCAAGCTGCCGGCGTGGCTGCAGGCGCTGTTGGACAACCTCAACAGCAATACCTTCAAGCACATCGCCCAAGGCCTGGAAGTCCTGTTATGGGGGCTTTTGATCGGCGGGCTGGCCCTGCTTGCATGGCGCTATCGGGACTGGCTGCGCACCTTTGTCAGCCGGCGTCCCCCCGCTCGCCCCAAGGCCATCCAACCGGCGCCCACGCAATTGTTCGGGCTGGAATTGGGCACGCAGACCTTGCCGGCAGATATTGCCAGCACCGCCGAACAGCTCTGGGCCACCCAGCCCCGGGAAGCTCTTGGCCTGCTGTACCGAGGGCTTCTGAGCCGGTTGCTGCATGACTTCAATCTGCCGCTTAAAAGCGCCGATACCGAAGGTCAGGTTCTTGAACGCGTTCATCAACTGGCGCAACCGCAACTGCTGGCCTTCAGTGATGAACTGACCCGGCATTGGCAAAACCTTGCCTACGGCCACACCCTTCCGCCAGCCTCGGCCCAGCAGAAATTATGTGGCGACTGGCGTGCCCTGTTCAGCTCAGGGAGCGCCCCATGA
- a CDS encoding stage II sporulation protein M produces the protein MKQSQFESRHQPEWQAFAEQLRQLEQGTAKADDVADFPHQYRRLCQHLALAQERGYSSYLVDPLQQLALRGHQQLYRHRSQLAANVLGFILAGFPRLVREQWRFAAVASLLFFGSLLGIALLVYLFPELIYSIVSPQQVAEMQAMYDPDASRLGRAAERASSEDWMMFGYYVMHNIGIAFQTFAAGLLFGLGSVFFLIFNGLIIGAVSGHLTEIGYGQTFWSFVIGHGAFELTAIALAGAAGLQLGWALISPGQLTRGESLRRAAHKSVQLLCGVMVFLLIAAFIEAYWSSTTVIAAWVKYLVGAVLWLLVAAYLTFAGRTPHAPE, from the coding sequence ATGAAGCAGAGCCAGTTCGAAAGCCGTCACCAGCCCGAATGGCAAGCCTTCGCCGAACAGCTCAGGCAGCTGGAACAAGGCACGGCCAAGGCCGATGATGTTGCTGACTTCCCCCATCAATACCGGCGTCTTTGCCAGCATCTGGCGCTGGCACAGGAACGCGGCTACAGCAGTTACCTGGTAGACCCATTGCAACAACTGGCCCTGCGCGGCCACCAGCAACTTTATCGCCATCGCAGCCAACTGGCGGCGAACGTATTGGGTTTCATCCTGGCCGGTTTTCCACGCCTGGTGCGGGAGCAATGGCGGTTCGCAGCGGTCGCCAGCCTGCTGTTCTTCGGCAGCCTGTTGGGCATTGCGTTGCTGGTCTACCTTTTTCCCGAACTGATCTACAGCATCGTAAGCCCCCAGCAGGTGGCCGAGATGCAGGCCATGTACGACCCCGACGCCAGCCGCCTGGGACGCGCCGCCGAACGCGCATCGAGTGAGGACTGGATGATGTTCGGCTATTACGTGATGCATAACATCGGCATCGCCTTCCAGACATTCGCCGCCGGTTTGCTGTTCGGCCTGGGCAGCGTGTTCTTCCTGATTTTCAACGGGTTGATCATCGGTGCGGTATCCGGGCACCTGACCGAAATCGGCTACGGGCAAACTTTCTGGTCATTCGTCATCGGCCACGGAGCGTTCGAGTTGACAGCCATTGCCCTTGCCGGTGCCGCCGGCTTGCAACTGGGCTGGGCGTTGATCTCCCCGGGGCAGTTGACGCGTGGCGAGTCCCTGAGGCGTGCGGCGCATAAAAGTGTGCAACTTTTGTGCGGTGTGATGGTTTTCCTGCTGATCGCAGCGTTTATCGAAGCCTACTGGTCTTCCACCACGGTCATCGCTGCATGGGTCAAATACCTGGTGGGCGCAGTACTCTGGCTGCTGGTGGCGGCATACCTGACGTTTGCCGGAAGGACACCTCATGCGCCTGAGTGA
- a CDS encoding RDD family protein, which yields MPSAPLDTRYQIETPEGIDLPLRPAGLVPRVLAFAFDLLARAIIMGVLMAPLALLGNVGLGLGALLLFLVSWWYMVLFEVLNQGCSPGKQVMGLRVVQDDGTPIGWSSSLIRNLLRFVDMLPFGYFLGAISCLQHPHFKRLGDLAAGTLVVYRERPLARPQVPQAAALRLPFALDLSEQRAILGFAERQGELSTERVHELAAILAAPLQVSPARAAQQLNGLARGLLGPT from the coding sequence ATGCCATCAGCCCCATTGGATACCCGCTATCAGATCGAAACTCCTGAGGGCATTGACCTGCCGCTGCGTCCCGCTGGCCTGGTGCCACGGGTACTGGCCTTCGCGTTCGACCTGTTGGCCCGCGCCATCATCATGGGCGTGCTCATGGCACCGCTGGCGCTGCTGGGCAACGTTGGTCTAGGCCTTGGCGCGCTGCTGCTGTTCCTGGTCAGTTGGTGGTACATGGTGTTGTTCGAAGTACTCAACCAAGGCTGCTCACCGGGCAAACAGGTCATGGGGTTGCGCGTGGTGCAGGACGACGGCACGCCGATCGGCTGGTCGTCCTCACTGATCCGCAACCTGCTGCGCTTTGTCGATATGCTCCCTTTCGGCTACTTTCTCGGTGCCATCAGTTGCCTACAGCATCCCCATTTCAAACGCCTGGGCGACCTTGCCGCCGGTACGCTCGTGGTCTACCGCGAACGCCCCCTCGCACGCCCCCAGGTTCCTCAGGCGGCGGCCCTGCGCTTGCCTTTTGCACTGGACCTGAGCGAACAGCGCGCCATCCTGGGTTTCGCGGAACGCCAGGGCGAATTGTCCACGGAGCGCGTGCATGAACTGGCGGCAATCCTGGCGGCTCCCTTGCAAGTCTCCCCTGCCCGCGCGGCTCAACAACTCAACGGTCTGGCCCGCGGCCTGCTGGGGCCAACATGA
- the sbcB gene encoding exodeoxyribonuclease I encodes MTSIFWYDYETTGINPRSDRPLQVAGIRTDLELNEIGTPVNLYCQPADDILPHPAACAITGITPATLAEKGLAEADFMTRVHAELAAPGTCGAGYNTLRFDDEMTRYSLYRNFFDPYAREWQGGNSRWDLIDVVRTAYALRPQGIQWPQQDGRVTLKLERLTAANGIDHGQAHDALSDVRATIALARLVREKQPKLYEWLFQLRSKQRVMDQVRLLQPMVHISGRFSAERHYLGVVLPLAWHPRNRNALIVCDLGLDPQGLLDTDAETLRRRLYTRRDDLADGELAVPLKLVHINRCPVVAPLNVLRAEDRERLHLDMALLQARALRLTDAQQVWRDKLAIIYAEEDFAASVDPEQQLYDGFIGDRDRRLCEQVRLAEPAQLARQQWPFDDERLPELLFRYRARNFPDTLNSEELQRWKLFCQQRLSDPQWGAPNTFESFKQARQELTLSATPFQLQVLAHWQDYVDALATRMTL; translated from the coding sequence GTGACCTCCATTTTCTGGTACGACTATGAAACGACCGGCATCAACCCGCGCAGCGATCGCCCTCTTCAGGTAGCTGGCATTCGTACCGATCTCGAACTCAACGAAATCGGCACCCCGGTCAACCTCTACTGCCAGCCTGCCGACGATATCCTGCCTCACCCCGCCGCCTGTGCGATTACCGGCATCACCCCGGCGACCCTGGCCGAAAAAGGCCTGGCCGAAGCCGATTTCATGACGCGCGTGCATGCCGAGCTGGCGGCCCCTGGCACGTGCGGCGCCGGCTACAACACGCTGCGATTCGATGACGAAATGACGCGCTACAGTTTGTATCGCAATTTTTTTGACCCGTACGCCCGAGAGTGGCAAGGCGGCAACAGCCGTTGGGACCTGATTGATGTGGTACGCACCGCTTACGCGCTGCGCCCGCAGGGTATCCAGTGGCCGCAGCAGGACGGGCGCGTCACGCTCAAGCTGGAACGCCTGACAGCGGCCAATGGTATCGACCATGGCCAGGCCCACGATGCATTGTCCGATGTGCGCGCGACAATTGCCCTGGCCCGGTTGGTTCGCGAGAAACAGCCCAAGCTCTACGAGTGGCTGTTTCAACTGCGCAGCAAACAGCGGGTAATGGACCAGGTGCGCCTGCTGCAACCCATGGTGCATATCTCCGGGCGTTTTTCCGCCGAACGCCATTACCTGGGCGTTGTACTGCCGCTGGCCTGGCACCCGCGCAACCGCAATGCGCTGATTGTCTGCGACCTTGGGCTGGACCCGCAGGGCTTGCTTGACACAGATGCCGAGACCTTGCGCCGGCGCCTCTATACACGCCGCGATGACTTGGCTGACGGGGAGCTGGCGGTGCCGCTCAAGCTGGTGCATATCAACCGCTGCCCGGTGGTTGCGCCCTTGAACGTGCTGAGGGCCGAAGACCGTGAGCGCCTGCATTTGGACATGGCGCTGTTGCAGGCGCGGGCGCTGCGGCTAACTGACGCACAGCAAGTGTGGCGCGATAAGTTGGCCATCATTTATGCCGAGGAAGATTTTGCAGCGAGTGTGGACCCCGAACAGCAGCTCTATGACGGCTTTATCGGCGACCGTGATAGACGCTTGTGCGAACAAGTCCGCTTGGCGGAACCTGCGCAATTAGCACGCCAGCAGTGGCCTTTTGATGATGAACGTTTACCTGAACTATTGTTTCGCTACCGTGCACGTAACTTCCCCGATACGTTGAACAGCGAGGAGCTACAACGCTGGAAACTTTTCTGTCAGCAACGTTTGTCGGACCCTCAATGGGGTGCACCGAATACCTTTGAATCATTTAAGCAGGCCCGGCAGGAATTAACGCTTAGTGCGACACCGTTTCAGCTGCAGGTACTGGCACACTGGCAGGACTATGTTGACGCTTTAGCGACGCGTATGACCCTGTAA
- the mvaT gene encoding histone-like nucleoid-structuring protein MvaT — protein MSLINEYRATEEAIKELQARLKNLSQDDKLKTELEFEGKLRTLMGEYSKSLRDIIALLDPESKVKAPRGAVKTTGTKRARKVKQYKNPHNGEVIETKGGNHKTLKEWKAKWGGDVVESWSTLLG, from the coding sequence ATGTCCCTGATCAACGAATACCGTGCCACCGAAGAAGCTATCAAAGAGCTGCAAGCCCGTTTGAAGAATCTGTCGCAAGACGACAAGCTGAAAACCGAGCTGGAATTCGAAGGCAAATTGCGCACCCTGATGGGTGAGTACTCCAAGTCCCTGCGTGACATCATCGCGCTGCTGGATCCAGAGTCGAAAGTTAAAGCACCTCGCGGCGCTGTGAAAACTACCGGCACCAAGCGTGCTCGCAAGGTCAAGCAGTACAAGAACCCGCACAACGGCGAAGTGATTGAAACCAAAGGTGGCAATCACAAAACCCTGAAAGAGTGGAAAGCCAAGTGGGGCGGCGATGTGGTTGAAAGCTGGTCGACCCTGCTGGGCTAA
- the purU gene encoding formyltetrahydrofolate deformylase → MRTFRLVIACPDRVGIVAKVSNFLASHNGWITEASHHSDNLSGWFFMRHEIRADTLPFGLEAFREAFAPIAEEFSMTWQITDTEQKKRVVLMASRESHCLADLLHRWHSDELDCEIACVISNHDDLRSMVEWHGIPYYHVPVNPQDKEPAFAEVSRLVKHHEADVVVLARYMQILPPELCREYAGKVINIHHSFLPSFVGAKPYHQASLRGVKLIGATCHYVTEELDAGPIIEQDVVRVSHSDSIEDMVRFGRDVEKMVLARGLRYHLEDRVLVHGNKTVVF, encoded by the coding sequence ATGCGCACTTTTCGGCTGGTGATTGCTTGCCCGGACCGGGTCGGCATCGTTGCCAAAGTCAGTAACTTTCTGGCCTCCCACAATGGTTGGATCACCGAGGCGAGCCATCACTCGGACAACCTCAGCGGTTGGTTCTTCATGCGTCACGAAATCCGTGCCGATACGCTGCCCTTTGGTCTTGAGGCGTTCCGCGAGGCGTTTGCGCCGATCGCTGAAGAGTTCTCCATGACCTGGCAGATCACCGATACCGAGCAGAAAAAACGCGTGGTATTGATGGCCAGCCGCGAGTCCCACTGCCTGGCGGACCTGCTGCACCGCTGGCACAGCGATGAACTGGACTGCGAAATTGCCTGTGTGATTTCCAACCATGACGACCTGCGCAGCATGGTCGAGTGGCATGGCATTCCTTACTATCATGTGCCGGTCAATCCGCAGGACAAGGAGCCGGCATTCGCCGAGGTGTCGCGCCTGGTCAAGCACCATGAGGCCGACGTGGTCGTCCTGGCGCGCTACATGCAGATCCTGCCACCGGAGCTGTGCCGCGAGTACGCCGGCAAAGTCATTAATATTCACCACAGCTTCCTGCCGTCGTTCGTCGGTGCCAAGCCTTACCACCAGGCTTCCCTGCGTGGCGTGAAGCTGATCGGCGCGACGTGTCACTACGTCACCGAGGAATTGGACGCCGGTCCGATCATCGAGCAGGACGTGGTTCGCGTCAGCCATAGCGACAGCATTGAAGACATGGTGCGTTTCGGCCGTGATGTGGAAAAGATGGTGCTGGCGCGTGGCCTGCGTTACCACCTGGAAGACCGCGTCCTGGTGCACGGCAACAAAACGGTTGTGTTCTGA
- a CDS encoding lysylphosphatidylglycerol synthase transmembrane domain-containing protein produces MSRLLWMLLALLVALAIPVWLGGSETATRLLQFPPLFLWLMLAMIIACWIINSLRLRLLLGEHRSRLSRLGSLGVVMSTEFALCATPAGSGGPLTLMALLARNGIRPAHGSAVFAMDQLSDLLFFLCALTGIAVWAVFHTLNPRLEWLLGLSAATMLGGLCSGLLLVRSHRRVIRLTGRLLKYLRVSASTRRRWARRLLHFIAAFSDTLKLPWLTLIGVFALTSLHWLLRYSVLYLALRGLGGDVRWAWSFLIQMLSLTAGQFSLLPGGAGAAELTSAALLAPMVGKSTAAAAILIWRAVTYYFYLVAGGPVFLLMVGKPLLKRLFQKAPAARPVPATVPTTGPRPESQYHPRRPAHPGHSDSDTPRPQ; encoded by the coding sequence ATGAGCCGCCTGCTCTGGATGCTGCTGGCATTGCTGGTCGCCCTGGCGATTCCGGTATGGCTCGGCGGCAGCGAGACCGCCACACGCCTGCTGCAATTCCCACCCCTGTTTTTGTGGCTGATGCTTGCCATGATCATTGCATGCTGGATCATCAACAGCCTGCGTCTGCGCCTGTTGCTGGGCGAGCACAGGAGCCGGCTCAGTCGTCTGGGCAGTCTCGGCGTGGTGATGTCCACCGAGTTTGCGCTGTGCGCCACGCCTGCCGGCAGCGGCGGCCCGCTTACCCTGATGGCCCTGCTGGCACGCAACGGTATACGTCCGGCTCATGGCAGTGCGGTATTTGCCATGGATCAGTTGAGTGACCTGTTGTTCTTTCTGTGCGCCCTGACGGGGATCGCCGTGTGGGCTGTGTTTCACACGCTCAATCCGCGCCTGGAATGGCTGTTGGGGTTGAGCGCGGCGACGATGCTGGGCGGGTTATGCAGCGGCCTGTTGCTGGTGCGTTCGCACCGCCGGGTGATACGCCTGACGGGACGATTGCTCAAGTACCTGCGCGTCAGTGCCAGCACTCGCCGACGTTGGGCGCGCCGATTGCTGCATTTTATCGCGGCATTTTCCGACACGCTGAAATTGCCCTGGCTGACTCTGATCGGCGTGTTTGCGCTGACAAGTCTGCATTGGCTCCTACGCTACAGCGTGCTCTACCTGGCATTGCGCGGGTTGGGTGGGGATGTGCGTTGGGCCTGGAGTTTTTTGATCCAGATGCTCTCGCTCACGGCGGGGCAATTCAGCCTGTTGCCGGGCGGGGCGGGCGCCGCAGAACTGACGTCAGCGGCATTGCTGGCGCCAATGGTGGGCAAATCTACCGCTGCAGCGGCGATTCTGATCTGGCGCGCGGTGACCTATTACTTCTATCTGGTGGCCGGTGGGCCGGTGTTTTTGCTCATGGTCGGCAAGCCGCTGCTCAAGCGTCTTTTTCAGAAGGCGCCGGCGGCGCGTCCGGTGCCTGCAACTGTTCCCACAACCGGGCCGCGCCCGGAAAGTCAGTACCATCCTCGGCGTCCAGCGCATCCGGGTCATAGCGACTCAGACACCCCTCGCCCACAGTAG